The nucleotide sequence CCCTATGAAATTTTGGTGAATCACTGTGGTGAAGATGTTGAAATAGTAGTAGCAAGCAACGATAATATTGAACATAAGAGAAAGTATGTTGTCAAAACGTTAAAAGATGAAACGCCTCTAAGATATAGGGAATGGGTAGAACAAAACAAAAAATATGTTCATGAAAAAACTGATTCACGAATTGGATACATTCATATCCCAGATATGGGTTACACTGGATACGCAGAATTCCATAGAAACTTCTTAAGCGAAGTTAGATACGACGGACTCATAATAGATGTAAGAGTCAATAGTGGTGGCTTTGTATCTTCAATGATTTTGGATAAATTGAATAGAAAGTTTATTGGATATGATCTCTCACCATATAGAGAGGCCGAAGCCTATCAATATGACAGCGTTAGAGGTCCAATGGTTGCTATAACGAACGAGTTTGCTGGTTCAGATGGAGATATTTTTAGTCATTCATTTAAATTGATGAAACTAGGGAAACTTATAGGTAAGAGAACTTGGGGCGGAGTGATTGGAATCTGGCAGAGGGTTCTGTGAATAAACTGAAAGTTATTAAAAGGATAATGTATGGAAGAAACAAATTTGAGATGTTGAGACAGAAAGTACTTTTTTTGATAATAATGGATTGGATTCAACAATCAATGGAAAGAATCAACTTTTAGTTTAGTAAGTACATATAATTCCTCTAGAGGAATTTTCAATTAGAATTTGGGGTATTTTTAGAATATCATAAACAAAAAAACTATCTTGAAACGCGACCAATATTTCATTGGACAGAGAAAAAGATAAAAGAACATATTGTAATGAATTTCGTATCTTAGATTATGCAAAGATCGCTTAAATTAGAAATAAAATATTTGTTATTAAGTGCAACTAAAATACTCCAAGACAAGCGGTTTTTATACATGAAGCAGGTTGAACTTGACTAAAAAATTTTCTTTTATTTTCTTCAACCTCTTTAGGACTTGTCTGAGTAATGTTACCGAGCCTATACATTTTATCATCTTTATGTTGATAACATGGATATATACTTCCATCCGAATCGATTACTATAGATTGTCTTGCGAAAGTGCAATCACTCAATCTTGGTGGAGCTCCAAACTTCATAACTGAATAAATTAATCCTAAATAGTATTTTTTATTATTTAGTTTAGCCCATGAATTTAAGCTGTTTAATATTAAAGATTGTTCTTGATTGGAGCAATTACCTAAAAATAGTGGGTTATCTTCTCCAACTGCAATAGGATGAAACCTGATTCCAAAATTATTCTGCCTTGCAAAATTTATTAGTTCTTCAATTTGATTAAAATTACCTTTACTAATAGTAGAGGTCAAATACCTACGCCTGACCTTATGATCGCGTAGTTTTAAAATCCCTTCCATTGTTCTTTCAAATCCACCACGATGTTGTTCGTGATAATTAGAAGATATACTGTCTATACTCACACAAACCTCAACATTATTATCACGAAAGAAATTTACATGTTTATCAGTTAGTAATGTGCCATTGGTCAAAACTCTGGTATCAATTCCGTATCTTATAGGTATCTTCACAAACTCAAAAAAATCTCTCCTTAATAAGGGCTCTCCTCCTGTAAAGGTAATGGATTCTATTTTCATTAAATGCATGCATTTTTTAAGCCATTGTTCGACATCTGAAGGTTTTAAGCTAGTCGGCGAATAGTGAAGGTTACCTACCCGATAATAGCAATAGGAGCAACTTAAATTACAACCACCCATAATTAAAAAAGATTGATGGAGCATCTCTTCACCTCTTGTTGGAATTATCCTGAAAATAACTTCACCAGGAATTGAATGTCTATTTTTGCTGCTGATGCAAATCTGCTTAAAAATTCATCAACTTGAACAGTTTGAGTGCTAGAACAAAGCAACTCATTTAAAAGATTGAAGTAACTGTTTGTTCCTAATGTTTCAAACATATCGTGCCATTTCAACAATAGAAACGCATACTCTTGAAATTTATTATTTAAAATTTCATTTTTTTTGTACCAGTTTAAACGACGTTCTAAAAAGGAATGCCCAAAACGGTAAGCATCATATAATAACTGTAAATGTTCTGCTATTGTTTCTGTAAGTAACAATGCACCTTTACCCATAAACTTAATATTATTTCCAAACCACTGATGAGCGATTTCATGGGGTAAATAACTAAATAATAGAGTTTCTGGACTGGCTAACAATACCTTTCGAAATAATATTAAATGTGAAAAACTTACTGCATTCGCAATATCTCCTGAATATGTTGAAATGTGAAGATACTTAAGAGGTTTAAAGTGGTCTTCATAATATTGAATAATTTTTGTAATTTCTGCTTTATAATCCCATTTATCTTTAAGTGGAACATTAGATATAACTGATCCGTAATAATAACTGTATTGAAAATTGCTAGGTTCGGTCTCTATATTAATTACAATATTTCTAATATCTTCAAAAAACAATTCATTTTCGTTAGCTACACTATGATTTGAAGAATAATAAAGAGAACTATCATTAATTTTTACAACAGCTGGACAAGGAATTGTCCAGATGGGGAGTGTAAACGATCCTTTTTGTGACGTTATCAGCAATGAAGAAACATTTTCCCAGACAAGTATATAACTTAAATTTATCCTACGTATTTCTTCATGAAATGCCACAATAATAAAAGGACCAAATCTTTGATAATCAACAATCATTAAATCATTGATTGATATTTTGTTTATTTTTTTTATTTTTTCTTCAACTAATAGTATCAAATAAGAGTCTATATTAACTCCTCTTATTTGGTACTGTACATTTAGGGTCAATTCATTTCCTACTTTTTCGATTACAATATTTGCTTGACATTTATCAAAAAGCTCATCTCTACCATCAAAAAAAACTGTTAGCCACTCTATCGTATTCTCAGTATAGTAAGCAACAAAAATCTTCCTTTCTCCTTTTTTACCGAAAAGGACTAAAAAGAACTGGTCCCCATCTTCGATTGGTATATAAGGAATTAAATCGTGAAAGTCGATCCAATTACCGTTAAGAGATAAAATTTCTATCTTTTTTTTATTGTAAAGAAAATGTCTTATTGTCATGACGTAAATCATTCCAAAATTGTTATCGTAGGTTCATCAATTATGATGTCATAATGATAATCAGTGGAAATTTGCCCACCTATATCTGTATTGTTACCAAAACCAAAATGGCAAGTTCCGTAAGCCTTTTCACCTGAAGATAACGAAAAGAGCTTAGCCATTGATCTATTGGTGCCTATGCCAAATTCGCCTAAAAAGGATTCATTAGGTATTTTAAGAAACCTTTCATCTTCAAATCTAGCAACACCATTCTTTATACTAATCTCTATCTTTTTCTTACCCACTTTTGTTACTAGTACTCCATTTGAAGCTTTTTCAATGGGCGCAAAAAAGACCTCTCCACATGGCAGTTGCAAAATACTTTTATTCGTTTTGTTAATAAGACAATCTTCAGTATGGATAGGGCGCTCTTCTCGTTTAATTAATATGTCGGTACCGTTACTTGTGGTTATTCGATATGCACGCCCCTTATTCAACCAATTTTTTAAGCGTTCATTTTCTGTACGAACATTTGAGTAATCAGCACATAAAGCCCGGATATATAAGTGACTTACTAGTTCTTTGAGCGAAGATTCTATATCTTCAGGTGGCCAGTCAATCATAATAGTAGGTTGACCAGAGGTTTGAAGTTCGATAAATCTCTCATGCAAGCGTTTTTGAAATATATAATCGCGGGCATCTATTGGTAGTCCGAATATCGTTAAATCAGCTTCGTAGAAACCTAACTGCTCAATAAAAAATAATCCATTTTCACATCTTTTGGGAATCCACGAGTTAATATCTTTTTCTTCATTAGGAATACGAACCATTATAGTATTAACTTCATATTTTTCCAATACTTTTTTAAGTTCTGTCCAAACGTATTCATTCTCTTTAAAGATAATGATCACTTTTTTAAATTGATCAATCACTCTGCATTCAGATAATACCTTATGAAAACAAGCATTAATTTCACTAATTTGATTCCTCGACATTCTGCACTCCTTCTTTCACTGCTCTTATTGCAGTACCAATTTTGATTAATAGAGTAATAGTAATAATGCTTCCTATAAATGCCAACAACCAATTGTAGCGAAAACCTATCTGATCCGCAATATAACCACTTACCAAAGGGATAGTGAATCCAAACAGGGATCCAGCAGCAGAAATAGCTGAAATATAAGATGCTCTTCTCTCACTTGGAATAAAATCATGAACCCATACTGAACTAGCACTCATATCTATGCCAAATCCCAATTCGATTAAACAGGCTCCTATGTAGAAAGCAACAATTGAAGTGTGAGAAGCGATTGTAATAGAACCTATTGCAATTAAACCTTGCCCCATTATTGATACTTTCACACCTTCAAAACGCTTTAGAAGTATGCCTGCTAAACTATTTCCGACTGCTAAAACTACAAGAAAAATTGCCATTGTGAAACCTAAGTATGCAGTAGGCAATTTAAGCTCTTTGACCATATATAATTGCCATATCATTACAAAGGTCTGGAAAGCAATTCTTCCTGTCATAGAGTAAATCAAAATTAATCTCATCGTGGTACTTTTAAAAATATCAATTGTGTTTCGAACAAGGGCTTTCCTAAATGAAATTGCCCTATCTCCGTAATTTTCATTTAAAATAAAAATAAGAATGATGGATGTCCCAAGTGCCATTATACCAGCAACCAATAAGGGAAAATCCGGACGACCAATTGCAAGAAGAGAGGACAATAAAGCCACAATGGCACCGAATATTAGTGAAATTGCATTTGCATTAGGAAACACTTTCGCTTTTAAATGCGATCGACCCTCTTTGGTAATTTCATCTACAAACCAAGCTCCTGGAGTACCACTAATCAACGATACGCCGATTGCCCACAATAAAATACTCAAAATAAAAGTGAATAGATTACTTGCTTGGAAAAATACCAGTAAACCGATGGACCATATAAAAAATCCTAACACTAACGATCTTTTCCGACCGTATTTATCTGCAATGTTTCCAGTTGGATAGTCAAATATACTTAATGCTATTGAAGAAATCGCTAATACCTGTCCGATTTGAAATGAAGTTAATCCCCTTATACCCATATGAGCAACATAGACAGTCCCAAATAATTTATCAATACCCTCATAAAGCATAATAATAAAATAATATTTTATTATTGTAGAGTCAAGTTTGATTAATTTACCAAAACGCCCCATAGGTCAGACCCTCCAGTTTTTATAAGATTATTATCGATACCATTTACTTCACTGTATTTTTGTATAGCTAAGGTACCCACAAGGGGCGCCAAAGTATCAATTGGATTTAAATATGCTTCAAGTAGAATTGATGCAATAATTTCAGAAGGCAAGTCGGTTAAGTTAGACAAATAAGAAATTGAAGATGACCAGTCAGCATCCTGTTTGTGAACGCATAACACCGCCAAAGCCTTTAGAGCCATAGCAAAATGATCCCTTTTATTCCAAAGGTTCTTTTCTTGATCAAAGTTCAATAATAAATACTGGTCTTGGACATACTTTGCCCAACCTTCTATGAAAAAAATGTTCTCATATGATAATCTACATAAATTATTCTTGTTACTTGAATAGTAAAGTGTGCGTTCATAATGGTGACCAGGGTATACCTCATGTACTAAATCTAAGATAAGTTGGCTTTGGTTAGTATAAGAGCTTGGTCTACAGAAAAAGTAAAAGGATGGATCATTCGTTAATGTATTAACTATCGCGTACGAAGCTCGTGGCTCGTTAATATCTTCATCGTTTAGATCATTTATTAATGAAATTTTTAAACTACCAAGTAACATATTAGAGATATCAAATAGACTAGCGAAGGCAATGGATATGTCTTGTAATTTTTTTTTAATCCAAGCTTTTTCAAACTTAATACCATTCTTTTTAGTTCGTATCTGAGAAGCAATTACTTTGGTATCTGATATTATCTTCAAGCATTTTTCTCTAAGGAAATCTGAATCTATCTTAATTCCAGAGATATTATCAATAACACTTTCAAGCTGATTTAAATTCCAAGGTTGTATAATCGGATGTAGAACTGTTTTGTCCTCCAACCTGTTTCTAAACTCTTGTAGGGGTTTTAAAATAGACTGTATAAATTTTTCTGATTCCCCCCGATTAACTAGGACTTCCTCGAGCATCTGAGAAATACGTTTTAATTTTATAGAACCCCATATTCGTTCTATGGATGGCACCTTTTGCCAATCTAAATTTTCGATCGCAGTAAAACATAGATCAGGTATAGACTTTATACGAGCATCAAACCATTCCTTACTAAAGCTTTTCGATAATTCAGATTGGAATATATCCACGAAAAAATTCAGCTGTCGTTCGATATAAAAATAAGGTCTCGTCTGCCATTCTGACAAAACATCTATTTCAAATAATCTATAATTTATCGATTTAATTAGCATTTGAACATCAATTGAATCCTGTTGAATAGCTAGTAATTTATTTTTTAGCTCATATAATTTATTAATAGAAGATATTATTACTGACTTATTAAGTGTTACAAACGGAACCTGGCTATCTAATCCCCATCTCATTATTCTTCCCGGAAGAATTTTTCGCACGACTTTTAAATACTCCTGACATAACTCCATCGTTTTAACTTGATCAAACCTCGCTTCTTGTTCTGTTTTTACTCTATTACTTTCCATCTTCCAGCAC is from Petrotoga sibirica DSM 13575 and encodes:
- a CDS encoding radical SAM/SPASM domain-containing protein: MLHQSFLIMGGCNLSCSYCYYRVGNLHYSPTSLKPSDVEQWLKKCMHLMKIESITFTGGEPLLRRDFFEFVKIPIRYGIDTRVLTNGTLLTDKHVNFFRDNNVEVCVSIDSISSNYHEQHRGGFERTMEGILKLRDHKVRRRYLTSTISKGNFNQIEELINFARQNNFGIRFHPIAVGEDNPLFLGNCSNQEQSLILNSLNSWAKLNNKKYYLGLIYSVMKFGAPPRLSDCTFARQSIVIDSDGSIYPCYQHKDDKMYRLGNITQTSPKEVEENKRKFFSQVQPASCIKTACLGVF
- a CDS encoding aminopeptidase, with the translated sequence MSRNQISEINACFHKVLSECRVIDQFKKVIIIFKENEYVWTELKKVLEKYEVNTIMVRIPNEEKDINSWIPKRCENGLFFIEQLGFYEADLTIFGLPIDARDYIFQKRLHERFIELQTSGQPTIMIDWPPEDIESSLKELVSHLYIRALCADYSNVRTENERLKNWLNKGRAYRITTSNGTDILIKREERPIHTEDCLINKTNKSILQLPCGEVFFAPIEKASNGVLVTKVGKKKIEISIKNGVARFEDERFLKIPNESFLGEFGIGTNRSMAKLFSLSSGEKAYGTCHFGFGNNTDIGGQISTDYHYDIIIDEPTITILE
- a CDS encoding MFS transporter yields the protein MGRFGKLIKLDSTIIKYYFIIMLYEGIDKLFGTVYVAHMGIRGLTSFQIGQVLAISSIALSIFDYPTGNIADKYGRKRSLVLGFFIWSIGLLVFFQASNLFTFILSILLWAIGVSLISGTPGAWFVDEITKEGRSHLKAKVFPNANAISLIFGAIVALLSSLLAIGRPDFPLLVAGIMALGTSIILIFILNENYGDRAISFRKALVRNTIDIFKSTTMRLILIYSMTGRIAFQTFVMIWQLYMVKELKLPTAYLGFTMAIFLVVLAVGNSLAGILLKRFEGVKVSIMGQGLIAIGSITIASHTSIVAFYIGACLIELGFGIDMSASSVWVHDFIPSERRASYISAISAAGSLFGFTIPLVSGYIADQIGFRYNWLLAFIGSIITITLLIKIGTAIRAVKEGVQNVEESN
- a CDS encoding DUF885 family protein; the protein is MESNRVKTEQEARFDQVKTMELCQEYLKVVRKILPGRIMRWGLDSQVPFVTLNKSVIISSINKLYELKNKLLAIQQDSIDVQMLIKSINYRLFEIDVLSEWQTRPYFYIERQLNFFVDIFQSELSKSFSKEWFDARIKSIPDLCFTAIENLDWQKVPSIERIWGSIKLKRISQMLEEVLVNRGESEKFIQSILKPLQEFRNRLEDKTVLHPIIQPWNLNQLESVIDNISGIKIDSDFLREKCLKIISDTKVIASQIRTKKNGIKFEKAWIKKKLQDISIAFASLFDISNMLLGSLKISLINDLNDEDINEPRASYAIVNTLTNDPSFYFFCRPSSYTNQSQLILDLVHEVYPGHHYERTLYYSSNKNNLCRLSYENIFFIEGWAKYVQDQYLLLNFDQEKNLWNKRDHFAMALKALAVLCVHKQDADWSSSISYLSNLTDLPSEIIASILLEAYLNPIDTLAPLVGTLAIQKYSEVNGIDNNLIKTGGSDLWGVLVN